In Leptospiraceae bacterium, the following are encoded in one genomic region:
- a CDS encoding zinc ribbon domain-containing protein — protein MPTYDYKCKTCDKVFEHFQAIKDDPLKECLCGDNGEVTRMISGGTGIIFKGSGFYVTDYKKTTSGDSSPSKSTTPTPTANTTPPAATPAPSSDK, from the coding sequence ATGCCAACATATGATTATAAATGTAAGACCTGTGACAAAGTGTTTGAACACTTTCAAGCAATTAAAGATGACCCTTTAAAAGAATGCCTTTGTGGTGATAACGGGGAAGTTACTCGAATGATTTCAGGAGGTACTGGAATTATATTTAAAGGTAGTGGATTTTATGTAACAGATTATAAAAAAACTACTTCTGGAGATAGTTCTCCTTCTAAAAGTACCACTCCCACTCCTACGGCGAATACAACTCCGCCGGCGGCAACACCGGCACCATCTTCTGATAAATAA
- the lpxI gene encoding UDP-2,3-diacylglucosamine diphosphatase LpxI (LpxI, functionally equivalent to LpxH, replaces it in LPS biosynthesis in a minority of bacteria.), with translation MGRIAIIAGAGDLPHIAMREALAQGEDPLFFSISESDFQAGDFRDRTIPIYITQIGKVFKLCKKQNVDRLLLLGKVKKEIILKTYRYDLKAITLLAKMLNRNDYSFFEIAAKEFEKEKITILSQKTFLKSLLLPEGRYTKSKLSKGKLEDIEFGMNIAFNLATLDIGQTVVVTQKMVLALEAIEGTDETIIRGGLLSRNKGAVVCKSTKLGQDERFDLPAIGIETLENMQKSGCDTIAIRANETIVVNPKEFILQANKLKINFISYSSPEANKYNAEKKI, from the coding sequence TTGGGAAGAATAGCAATAATAGCAGGGGCTGGTGATCTCCCGCATATCGCAATGCGGGAGGCTTTAGCACAAGGGGAAGATCCTTTATTTTTTTCTATATCTGAATCTGATTTTCAGGCAGGTGATTTCCGAGATAGAACTATTCCAATTTACATAACACAAATAGGTAAAGTATTTAAACTTTGTAAAAAACAAAATGTAGATAGGCTTTTGCTTTTAGGAAAAGTAAAAAAAGAAATAATTCTAAAAACATATCGTTATGATTTAAAAGCAATCACACTTTTGGCAAAAATGCTAAATCGAAATGATTATTCTTTTTTCGAAATAGCAGCAAAAGAGTTTGAAAAAGAAAAAATAACTATACTTTCACAAAAAACATTTCTAAAAAGTTTACTTCTTCCAGAGGGACGTTATACGAAATCAAAACTTTCAAAAGGTAAATTAGAAGATATTGAGTTCGGTATGAATATAGCATTTAACTTGGCGACTTTAGATATAGGACAGACAGTAGTAGTCACACAAAAGATGGTTCTTGCCCTTGAAGCAATCGAAGGTACGGATGAAACAATTATACGTGGCGGATTACTTTCTAGAAACAAAGGAGCTGTAGTTTGTAAAAGCACAAAACTTGGTCAAGATGAACGATTTGATCTTCCCGCGATTGGAATTGAAACTTTAGAAAATATGCAAAAGTCAGGCTGTGATACAATTGCAATTCGTGCAAACGAAACTATCGTAGTAAATCCGAAGGAATTTATATTGCAAGCAAACAAATTAAAAATTAATTTTATCAGTTATTCAAGTCCAGAGGCGAATAAATACAATGCAGAAAAAAAAATCTAA